In Malassezia japonica chromosome 2, complete sequence, one DNA window encodes the following:
- a CDS encoding uncharacterized protein (COG:P; TransMembrane:6 (i809-831o843-860i881-900o948-966i987-1006o1012-1033i); EggNog:ENOG503NXX4) has product MDSFSNLVQHRIETAEPLPLTYASQDEGASVPRHVASLSPKSVSFDVQPSKKLWDKLDAEANGPRHNTYPSPHTERDIRWVNSSSPSSRNDVPRKSSADTAQMRAAFESSLGVPAAQDRSLSASLVECDTSSPSRAPWDRPWPSAPQNRGIPTPDVSMGSWGLGARPPPAAEVMYGARDPRWTEANYLPTGAKWVAPVPYAEGAPQAMPAWAVHPTQPVPPRRMDGGHSDRFHQEISTLFIAGFPDDITDREFANMFLFAKGFEASMLKHPTPPPNKGEEGEHETKEGQHESANVRNKQIIGFAKFYTREEALEAREVLNGFRVDQDRGCILKAELAKKNLHTKRSAPFVPNKPNHAAPRSASLYDPQATLEAQAAYAAVMSGYAPKLPTPLNTSLAEYARDPNGMIHSAPPRLDPMVPSPGVVQWPTPQPYEAPVSGIDPMAYPAPGAPAAVPPLFDSARMPLPVNIKRGPHAESGLSDPRLLPRDSNPEAFSALDAAGQLGRMHLGNGVPRPDAVNERGGYFGHDAHDVTGAAARANNEMSSFIALGPQRHSPVSMYRPVASPQPESESDPDRGGARGASLPSAGDGAGARQGDASGSFSPSASVELDMDAMTGLEQASYAAGFARGTKQGEQYGFREGRTLGREKGFEIWEEIGYYLGTIRMWRHILRQEPSSNRKAQKQLQHLSNLESLIREMPTQNDSSLLEQPGASNDSPDKDAPDLQKLLERIRARFKLASSSLGTPGYPPLLSSTPVNSAEERLETAQDDRVPKPRLARVGGQMVDVNQLNHAAIEWRVIFGGKGSQVARVALLGLVANIVLCLMKAGAGIVLNSAVLLADASHAISDTFGDIITLFCLYKAQKKPTRKYPFGYGKLETIGSVGISAMLFFSSLGIIVHAASQLARHAPSWMMAQAPPRSTMPLAPLLDLFREDHGHGHGHAHGSVEPSALIFAAIGIIAKEALYHYTLRKAQETRSSVLEASAYHHRMEVLGSLGSFFAIAGSWLGSPVLDPLGGLCLALVYGYQAWTLLFSALQQLCDRSVPDETYAAIARALDSAVADVQAAQRLDCAWTGLAAVSSGPFVVAHATLHFSPHVRLTEAHAAEQAVDTHVRKACPAM; this is encoded by the exons ATGGACAGTTTTTCTAACCTTGTACAGCACCGCATTGAGACCGCGGAGCCTCTTCCTCTCACATACGCTTCGCAGGATGAAGGTGCGTCAGTGCCCCGCCATGTGgcgtcgctctcgcccAAGTCGGTCAGCTTTGATGTCCAACCGTCCAAGAAGCTTTGGGACAAGCTCGATGCAGAGGCAAACGGTCCTCGCCACAATACGTATCCATCCCCTCACACTGAGCGCGACATTCGCTGGGTCAACTCGTCGAGCCCCAGCAGCCGCAACGATGTACCCCGCAAATCGTCGGCGGACACGGCACAGATGCGCGCGGCCTTTGAAAGTTCACTAGGCGTCCCTGCCGCACAGGACCGTTCGCTTAGTGCATCGCTCGTCGAATGCGACACGTCGAGTCCTTCCCGCGCCCCCTGGGACCGCCCGTGGCCCAGTGCTCCGCAGAACCGTGGGATTCCGACGCCAGACGTATCGATGGGCTCCTGGGGTCTCGGAGCACGTCCGCCACCGGCCGCAGAGGTCATGTACGGCGCACGCGATCCCCGCTGGACCGAGGCCAATTACCTGCCCACGGGTGCGAAATGGgtcgcgccggtgccgtaCGCAGAGGGGGCGCCTCAGGCGATGCCTGCCTGGGCCGTCCATCCGACGCAACCTGTGCCGCCACGCAGGATGGACGGAGGTCACAGCGACCGGTTCCACCAAGAAATCTCTACTCTCTTCATCGCCGGATTCCCGGACGATATTACCGATCGCGAGTTTGCCAACATGTTCCTCTTTGCCAAGGGATTCGAAGCGTCAATGCTCAAGCACCCTACTCCCCCGCCGAACAAAggcgaggagggcgagCACGAGACAAAAGAGGGCCAGCACGAGTCGGCAAACGTGCGCAACAAGCAGATTATTGGATTCGCCAAGTTTTATAcgcgcgaggaggcgctcgaAGCACGCGAAGTGCTGAATGGCTTCCGTGTCGACCAGGACCGCGGATGTATCCTCAAGGCGGAGCTCGCAAAAAAGAATCTGCATACCAAGCGCAGTGCGCCGTTTGTGCCCAACAAGCCGAaccacgctgcgccgcgctcggcttcGCTCTACGACCCCCAGgccacgctcgaggcgcaggccgcgtaTGCCGCGGTGATGTCTGGCTATGCCCCAAAACTACCCACGCCGCTCAACACCTCGCTCGCAGAGTACGCGCGTGATCCCAATGGAATGATCCACAGtgccccgccgcgcctcgacccCATGGTCCCCAGCCCGGGCGTGGTGCAATGGCCCACGCCCCAGCcgtacgaggcgccggTTTCAGGCATCGACCCCATGGCTTATCCCGCGCCGGGAGCCCCTGCTGCAGTCCCACCCCTGTTTGACTCTGCGCGCATGCCCCTTCCTGTGAATATCAAGCGGGGTCCCCATGCAGAGTCCGGCCTGAGTGACCCGCGGCTCCTGCCCAGAGACTCCAACCCCGAGGCATTTTCCGCTCTTGATGCTGCAGGCCAGCTGGGTCGCATGCACCTTGGCAACGGGGTTCCCCGTCCGGACGCAGTGAATGAACGCGGTGGCTATTTCGGGCACGATGCTCATGACGTCAccggtgctgctgcgcgtgccAATAATGAGATGAGCAGCTTTATTGCGCTGGGACCCCAGCGGCACAGTCCGGTATCGATGTACCGGCCGGTGGCGTCGCCGCAGCCCGAGTCCGAGAGCGACCCTGACCGTggtggcgcacgcggcgcgtcccTGCCAAGTGCAGGCGACGGTGCAGGTGCTCGCCAAGGTGATGCTTCCGGCAGCTT CTCGCCCAGCGCATCGGTGGAACTAGACATGGATGCGATGACGGGATTGGAACAAGC TTCCTATGCGGCCGGCTTTGCCCGCGGAACGAAGCAAGGCGAGCAGTACGGCTTCCGCGAAGGACGCACGCTCGGACGCGAAAAAGGGTTTGAAATCTGGGAAGAGATCGGCTACTACCTCGGCACGATTCGCATGTGGCGGCACATTCTCCGACAGGAGCCCAGCTC CAACCGCAAGGCGCAAAAACAATTGCAGCATTTGTCGAATCTCGAATCTCTGATCCGCGAGATGCCGACTCAAAACGATTCGTCGCTGCTTGAGCAGCCCGGCGCATCGAACGACTCGCCCGACAAGGACGCGCCTGATTTGCAGAAGCTGTTGGAGCGAATCCGCGCGCGTTTCAAGCTGGCAAGCTCGAGCCTTGGCACGCCAGGCTACCCTCCTCTTCTTTCTTCAACACCTGTCAACTCGGCAGAGGAGCGTCTGGAGACCGCGCAGGACGACCGTGTCCCCAAGCCGCGCCTTGCCCGGGTTGGCGGCCAAATGGTCGATGTGAATCAGCTGAA TCATGCTGCGATTGAATGGCGTGTCATCTTTGGCGGCAAAGGGAGCCAGGtagcgcgcgtcgccctgCTTGGCCTTGTCGCGAATATCGTGCTGTGCTTGATGaaggccggcgcaggcatTGTGCTGAACAGTGCCGTGCTCCTAGCCGATGCGAGCCATGCGATTTCCGACACCTTTGGTGATATCATTACGCTTTTTTGCCTGTACAAAGCGCAAAAGAAGCCGACCAGGAAATACCCGTTTGGCTACGGCAAGCTCGAGACGATCGGGTCGGTGGGCATCAGTGCGATGCTCTTTTTCTCGTCGCTTGGGATCATTGTGCATGCCGcgtcgcagctcgcgcggcacgccccCAGCTGGATGatggcgcaagcgccgccaaGAAGCACGATGCCCCTGGCcccgctcctcgaccttTTCCGGGAGGACCACGGCCACGGCCATGGCCACGCGCATGGAAGCGTGGAACCGAGCGCGTTGATCTTTGCGGCGATTGGCATCATTGCCAAAGAGGCCCTGTACCACTATACCTTACGAAAAGCGCAAGAGACGCGCAGCtccgtgctcgaggcgagtGCGTATCACCACCGCATGGAGGTCCTTggctcgctcggctcgtTTTTTGCGATTGCCGGATCCTGGCTAGGGTCCCCCGTGCTCGACCCCCTGGGTGGCCTGTGTCTGGCGCTCGTCTATGGCTACCAAGCCTGGACGCTGCTCTTTTCCGCGTTGCAGCAGCTCTGTGACCGGAGCGTGCCGGACGAGACCTATGCGGCTattgcgcgcgcgctggacagcgccgtggccgacgtccaggcggcgcagcgtctggACTGTGCATGGACAGGCCTTGCGGCGGTGAGCAGCGGCCCCTTTGTCGTGGCGCATGCCACGCTGCACTTTTCGCCGCATGTGCGCCTtaccgaggcgcacgcagccgagcaggcggtcgacaCGCATGTGCGAAAAGCGTGCCCCGCA ATGTAG
- a CDS encoding uncharacterized protein (EggNog:ENOG503P5DC; TransMembrane:1 (o64-82i); COG:S) — protein MFGRVNPIASVRTLAQRPAALRAGAMQRRYAGGQPSYNEPTGYLFGEKPPAPGHKREKAAWEPIWYYGFYGGMAAFAVLLYYKPDRSVRQLAPEAEKRLDESGAAWRYKPSPNSGYPNGVPK, from the exons ATGTTTGGGCGCGTGAATCCGATTGCGTctgtgcgcacgctcgcgcagcgccctGCCGCGCTTCGTGCGGGTgcgatgcagcgccgctACGCGGGTGGTCAGCCTAGCTACAACGAGCCGACGG GATACCTCTTTGGCGAAAAG CCTCCTGCACCGGGCCACAAGCGCGAAAAGGCTGCCTGGGAGCCGATCTGGTACTACGGTTTCTACGGCGGCATGGCGGCGTTTGCCGTCCTGCTATACTACAAGCCCGACCGCAGCGTCcggcagctcgcgccggaggccgagaagcgcctcgacgagtcgggcgccgcgtggcgCTACAAGCCCTCGCCGAACTCGGGCTACCCGAACGGTGTTCCCAAGTAG
- a CDS encoding uncharacterized protein (COG:T; EggNog:ENOG503NU47) translates to MAILVEPSLGNPLLRPDPRPGIAATYPASMPDALEPDADLAANETEANDGDEVDEDEDECGFADQTAPELLNEVIIRSGYLLKRGDKRKTWKKRWVVLRASRLAFYKNEREYRLLKVINASEIRAVVPVDFKRVGLTVGIVTPDRTMYIRSTNLQETYAWIDAVNHIRALHQDTVGDLAQQVGAVHLRTDARRALRTETAPATSSTREGSAPVTIGTRSSTAPPISILQVCDEMPTPIDTAMLSSSPVSTHMPPSASGELRGREGVRWRDDDMPTRVYPSSGDEESRPAGPSRFLQQPTAPAMLSSSEDEELELDEEHDQAAPLPQPAAPPAREDTDRVIAQGYLMKQSSHRKHWRKRWFVLTQHALFYARSHMDTRVHRRLPMAAILDVMECDASQSGPVAFNLLNLSGAPFHTALESRSPENAHEVRPRKEHCFKIVTPSRTFVVCAPTEEEEIKWLSAFQTILNRQRSVPLALRRASMSAN, encoded by the exons ATGGCCATACTGGTGGAGCCTTCCTTAGGCAACCCTTTGCTTCGGCCCGACCCCCGCCCGGGGATTGCGGCGACCTACCCCGCATCGATgccggacgcgctcgagccagACGCGGATCTCGCCGCGAACGAGACCGAGGCGAatgacggcgacgaggtggaCGAGGATGAGGACGAGTGTGGATTTGCAGATCAGACTGCACCTGAGCTCTTGAACGAGGTCATTATTCGCTCGGGCTACTTGCTCAAGCGGGGTGATAAGCGCAAGACCTGGAAAAAGCGCTGGGTTGTTttgcgtgcctcgcgccTCGCGTTTTACAAGAACGAGAGG GAATATCGCCTTCTCAAGGTTATCAATGCGAGCGAAATTCGCGCAGTGGTCCCGGTCGACTTTAAGCGCGTCGGGCTCACCGTCGGCATTGTGACGCCGGATCGCACCATGTACATCCGCTCGACGAACCTGCAAGAGACCTATGCGTGGATCGACGCGGTGAACCATATCCGCGCACTGCACCAGGACACGGTCGGGGACCTCGCCCAGCAGGTCGGCGCCGTGCACCTCCGCACggatgcgcgccgtgcgctaCGCACCGAGacggcgccggccacgAGTTCCACGCGCGAAGGCTCTGCGCCAGTCAcgatcggcacgcgctcgtcgaccgcgccgccgatcaGCATCCTGCAGGTGTGTGACGAGATGCCGACACCGATCGACACGGCGATGctcagctcgtcgccggtTTCGACGCACATGCCtccgagcgcaagcggcgaATTGCGTGGCCGCGAAGGCGTGCGGtggcgcgacgacgacatGCCGACACGTGTATACCCCAGCAGTGGCGACGAAGAGAGCCGGCCGGCCGGCCCGTCGCGCTTCCTGCAGCAGCCGACGGCGCCCGCGATGTTGTCTTCgtccgaggacgaggagctagagctcgacgaggagcacgaccaggcggcgccgctgccgcagcctgccgcgccgccggcgcgggaAGATACGGACCGCGTGATTGCGCAGGGCTACCTAATGAAGCAAAGCAGCCACCGCAAGCACTGGCGCAAGCGCTGGTTCGTCCTTACGCAACATGCGTTATTCTATGCGCGGAGCCACATGGATACACGAGTGCACCGCAGGCTGCCCATGGCGGCGATCCTCGACGTGATGGagtgcgacgcgtcgcagAGCGGCCCCGTCGCCTTCAACCTCCTGAATCTCTCTGGCGCGCCGTTCCAcaccgcgctcgagtcgcgCAGCCCGGAGAATGCGCACGAGGTGCGGCCACGCAAGGAGCACTGCTTCAAGATCGTGACGCCGAGCCGCACCTTTGTCGTATGTGCGCCGACGGAAGAGGAAGAAATCAAGTGGCTGAGTGCGTTCCAGACCATCTTGAATCggcagcgcagcgtgcctctggcgctgcgccgtgcaTCGATGAGTGCGAATTAG
- a CDS encoding phosphoglycerate mutase (2,3-diphosphoglycerate-independent) (COG:G; EggNog:ENOG503P6MM) yields the protein MTALPRRLLLVRHGETNENVQGIIQGQLDTALNELGLRQAELTGAALKDEPIARIVSSPLQRAYNTAAAIAKHHPALRIENDPRIMERQFGVLQGKVYHGPREKPADTEGMESTKDLMARLSAFFRDLKTSVASTPGTTVLVSHGGALSSLVNLVMLAEGHVVCAPSIEPSRFWNCSISEILFERDPPTIVRWADIAHLDASRKLANVDEAI from the exons ATGACGGCGCTGCCCCGACGCCTGTTGCTTGTGCGGCACGGCGAGACGAACGAGAATGTGCAGG GTATAATCCAAGGACAGCTGGACACGGCGCTGaacgagctcggcctgcgccaggcggagctgaccggcgccgcgctcaaAGACGAGCCGATTGCGCGGATCGTGAGCAGCCctctgcagcgcgcgtACAAC accgccgcggcgatTGCCAAGCACCACCCCGCGCTGCGTATTGAAAACGACCCCCGGATCATGGAGCGCCAGTTTGGCGTGCTCCAAGGCAAGGTCTACCACGGCCCGCGGGAGAAGCCGGCCGACACGGAAGGCATGGAGAGCACGAAAGA CTTAATGGCGCGCCTAAGCGCCTTCTTCCGCGACCTCAAGACGTCCGTCGCGAGCACGCCCGGCACGACGGTGCTCGTGAGCcacggcggtgcgctgaGCTCGCTCGTGAACCTTGTGATGCTTGCCGAGGGCCACGTCGTGTGTGCGCCGTCGATTGAGCCGTCGCGTTTCTGGAACTGCAGCATCTCCGAGATCCTCTTTGAGCGCGACCCGCCGACGATCGTGCGATGGGCGGACattgcgcacctcgacgcgtcgcgcaagCTGGCCAACGTAGACGAAGCGATCTAA
- a CDS encoding uncharacterized protein (EggNog:ENOG503P5Y5; COG:S; SECRETED:SignalP(1-50)), which produces MIQFGSQQALDGSHVALLVLITYFCQAGAPEGESRAQCVLLLFLARAVESLDDAPPSLAALHARLRRALGAYPETLTGVQTYLDQWFALLWNVDGLAELFHSKIPECLCLVPEDADQSHTQLLDRRSYLGLYVRRARLAFEMLLDLERLQLASMCAAWRDGDAHGLADEWRQHNQARAFLQWRTSARKGDYAAAKNELHAFFDLTIPGCEQELHQHALLNLAQFHIHTKGYPAARTTLDEAILLARTVGDTECMRACDDLLQQLAYLDPEPGKEHAWLLTRRDTDTQLACGAYSPLALWKADRDAEHGKPLLAIIQSLANATWASRSSDKHAPGPDWEPRPSIERSAACASAVLAQTWLRLGIPALAEAYTAHVARLEESAPRSWPAMRLRTAATRAYALAERGAYDAAVCELVAPRVVRLVADHAQLDEWQQSLWRIAYMRARRQRHTASLRRLAELCPGLDADAQVAPPTQRILDEAKDVIAAQQPYQSLDRLMQAIASAEKQNLYPLQRSGLACLAEIMTTSLQLPEQALATLSEILPQALADANAERRAYSMCVYAKCLLATQDIQGARTWLARAQQDFFATENYNERAACLYLEARLAQHANDPSARDAAATAYHVAREQEQHAATDAAPAAGLEDLHMLVIAVRQRPVDDAVNIIKMVLKDTFESKDGWSFFSIEDSDCELTYADRNGVVAGSGDRAANERPKRAETTDIRFRMKVQPRMTNQFGTMHGGCAASIIDTLSSFIIPLYSTGDVGQPWITFGMSQTLTVNYLAPTRLGSWIEVAVKGMSVGKSVALLETEIWELSGDKSSDRKVRTAFSTHTKIDVSGKLAKI; this is translated from the exons ATGATCCAGTTTGGGAGtcagcaggcgctcgacgggagccacgtcgcgctgctggttCTCATCACCTACTTCTGCCAGGCAGGGGCGCCGGAGGGGGAGAGCAGGGCGCAGTGCGTGCTGCTCCTGTTCCTCGCACGCGcggtcgagtcgctcgacgacgcgccgccgtcgctcgcggcactccacgcgcgcctgcgccgcgcgcttgGAGCGTACCCCGAGACGCTGACCGGCGTACAGACGTATCTCGACCAGTGGTTTGCGCTGCTTTGGAACGTCGATgggctcgccgagctcttTCACAGCAAGATCCCCGAGTGCTTATGCCTCGTGCCAGAGGACGCAGACCAGTCGCATACCCAGCTCCTGGACCGCCGCTCGTACCTCGGCTTGtatgtgcgccgcgcgcgtctcgcaTTCGAGAtgctcctcgacctggagcggctgcagctcgcgtcGATGTGTGCCGCatggcgcgacggcgacgcgcacggacTCGCCGACGAATGGCGGCAGCACAaccaggcgcgcgcgtttCTGCAgtggcgcacgagcgcacggaAAGGCGACTATGCTGCAGCCAAGAACGAGCTCCACGCATTCTTTGACCTGACGATCCCAGGGTgcgagcaggagctgcacCAGCACGCCCTGCTCAACCTTGCCCAGTTTCACATTCACACAAAAGGATACCCCGCCGcccgcacgacgctcgacgaagCGATCCTCCTCGCGCGTACCGTCGGCGACACAGAGTGCAtgcgcgcctgcgacgacctgctgcagcagctggcGTACCTCGACCCCGAGCCGGGGAAGGAGCACGCGTGGCTCCTCACGCGGCGCGACACGgacacgcagctcgcgtgcggcgcctaTTCTCCGCTTGCGCTATGGAAAGcggaccgcgacgcggagcaCGGCAAGCCGCTCCTCGCGATCATCCAGTCGCTGGCCAATGCGACGTGGGCTTCGCGGTCCTCCGACAAACACGCGCCGGGGCCGGATTGGGAGCCACGGCCGAGCATtgagcgcagcgcagcgtgcgcctcggcggtgcttgcgcagACATGGCTACGTCTCGGTATacctgcgctcgccgaggcgtacaccgcgcacgtcgcgcgcctcgaggaaagtgcgccgcgcagctggcctgcgatgcgcctgcgcaccgccgccacgcgcgcgtacgcacttgcggagcgcggcgcgtacgacgCGGCCGTGTGTGAGCTCGTTGCGCCGCgtgtcgtgcgcctcgttgcGGATcatgcgcagctcgacgagtgGCAGCAGAGTCTCTGGCGCATAGCGTATatgcgtgcgcggcggcagcgacacactgcgtcgctgcggcgcctcgcaGAGCTGTGCCCCGGCCTGGATGCTGACGCCCaggtcgcgccgccgacgcagcGTATACTTGACGAAGCGAAAGACGTGATTGCCGCACAGCAGCCCTACCAGagcctcgaccgcctgaTGCAGGCGATCGCCTCCGCCGAGAAGCAGAACCTGTACCCGttgcagcgcagcggcctcgcgtgcctcgccgagatcaTGACGACCTCGCTGCAGCTGCCGGaacaggcgctcgcgacgctctccGAGATCCTCCCCCAGGCACTCGCGGACGCcaacgccgagcgccgtgcgtaCTCCATGTGCGTGTACGCCAAATGCTTGCTGGCCACACAGGATATCCAAGGCGCACGTACGTGGCTCGCACGCGCCCAGCAAG ACTTTTTCGCTACGGAAAACTACaacgagcgcgccgcgtgcctgTACCTCGAggcccgcctcgcgcagcacgccaaTGACCCTTCTgcacgcgacgcagcggccACGGCCTACCAcgttgcgcgcgagcaggagcagcacgcggcgaccgacgccgcgccagCCGCCGGCTTGGAAGACCTCCACATGCTCGTTATCGCCGTTCGGCAGCGT CCGGTGGACGATGCGGTGAACATCATCAAGATGGTCCTGAAGGACACGTTCGAGAGCAAGGACGGCTGGTCGTTCTTCTCGATCGAAGACTCGGACTGTGAGTTGACGTATGCCGACCGCAACGGCGTCGTGGCGGGCTCGGGCGACCGCGCTGCGAACGAGCGCCCGAAGCGCGCAGAGACGACCGACATCCGCTTCCGTATGAAGGTGCAGCCGCGTATGACGAACCAGTTCGGCACGATGCACGGCGGATGTGCGGCCTCGATCATCGACACGCTTTCGTCCTTCATTATTCCCCTGTACTCGACCGGCGATGTGGGGCAGCCGTGGATCACGTTTGGCATGTCGCAGACGCTCACGGTCAACTACCTCGCGCccacgcgcctcggctcCTGGATCGAGGTCGCGGTGAAGGGCATGTCGGTCGGCAAGAGCGTCGCCCTGCTCGAGACCGAGATCTGGGAGCTGAGCGGCGACAAGTCTAGCGACCGCAAGGTGCGCACTGCTTTCAGCACGCACACCAAGATCGACGTGAGCGGCAAGCTCGCCAAAATCTAG
- the YTH1 gene encoding RNA-binding component of cleavage and polyadenylation factor (EggNog:ENOG503NYHY; BUSCO:EOG092654KW; COG:A) → MANVLALPVDYTPSHASSSLFSSVRQRRLPTEDDWQHNEFSFEPFVKRELKIRLDTEDEVCPRYAKGRCDLQSRCPLRHVVTPSPAVPALGRDAMRRTVCKHWLRGLCKKGDACDYLHEYDLRRMAECRLFATYGFCNSGDECLYVHIDPSVKRRECELYKRGFCPRGPECPKKHMRQVACPYYLAGFCPLGPDCNMGHVKAMIPSPESRATTPLLTHRPLSIMEAFGTGPGIHELPTDPRTGRAVVPESDWAAAEELRKTPMAAAPRDPRRRELNDVLCYKCGEYGHFANACVNPGRPGGRGGMDRGGRWR, encoded by the exons ATGGCCAACGTCCTGGCGCTGCCGGTGGACTACACGCCGAGCcacgcctcctcgtcgctctttTCGAGTGTGCGGCAGCGAAGACTGCCTACGGAAGACGACTGGCAGCATAATGAGTTTTCTTTTGAGCCGTTTGTGAAGCGCGAGCTCAAGATCCGCCTCGATACCGAAGACGAAGTCTGTCCGCGGTACGCAAAAGGGCGCTGCGATTTGCAAAGCCGGTGCCCCCTGCGCCACGTCGTGACGCCCTCACCCGCAGTGCctgcgctcgggcgcgatGCGATGCGGCGGACGGTGTGCAAGCACTGGCTGCGTGGACTGTGCAAAAAAGGCGATGCGTGCGACTACCTGCACGAGTACGacctgcggcgcatggcCGAGTGCCGCCTCTTTGCGACGTATGGCTTCTGCAACTCGGGCGACGAGTGCCTCTATGTGCATATTGACCCCAGCGTCAAGCGGCGCGAGTGCGAGCTGTACAAGCGCGGTTTCTGCCCCCGGGGCCCCGAGTGCCCCAAGAAGCACATGCGGCAGGTCGCCTGCCCGTACTACCTCGCCGGTTTCTGCCCCCTCGGCCCCGACTGCAATATGGGACA TGTGAAAGCCATGATTCcctcgcccgagtcgcGAGCGACCACGCCGCTGCTCACGCACCGCCCCCTGTCGATTATGGAGGCCTTTGGCACGGGCCCCGGCATCCACGAGCTGCCGACGGACCCCCGCACGGGCCGTGCGGTGGTGCCCGAGTCCGACTGGGCTGCCGCCGaagagctgcgcaagacaccgatggccgcggcgccgcgcgatccccgccggcgcgagctGAACGACGTGCTGTGCTACAAGTGTGGTGAGTACGGTCACTTTGCGAATGCTTGTGTCAACCCCGGCCGCCCCGgtgggcgcggcggcatggACCGTGGGGGCCGTTGGCGGTAG